From the Daucus carota subsp. sativus chromosome 8, DH1 v3.0, whole genome shotgun sequence genome, one window contains:
- the LOC108198685 gene encoding cysteine-rich receptor-like protein kinase 2 — protein MQACLSSHLYLVWTSNDTLIKTLNSTFLQSRMNSIFMLGLNFVIVSMIMTRITSDSQAEELLERCTRFKVSTDLSTFLSSVNKTLEEMRKQLSNAHFATAYEIDVFGMAQCRNYLSTVDCLACFDAGVTQIRRKCDATMDGAHFIYQGCFLRYGIYNFYKEITFESPVLVCSYNHSVAEPTAFNSTAQELLTEIAAATPKIKNYFAAAKRQAFSSGTAPTVYAAAQCLETISPSDCRNCLARVYTDLQTCLPQPGGSSVEPGCFLRYSDRSFFADSNITNITPYTGGESSSSRKTIIGIVGGLCFLFLIIASVLWFRFQKAKVAERGDLLQVTKMQGTIIYSYKDLKSATKSFSNDYKIGEGGFADVYKGIINNGDVVAVKKHVLTSKKAKEDFEGEVSLISNIHHRNVIRLLGCSHKGSELLLVYEYMENGSLDKFLYGEKQGTLTWKQRVEIILGIARGLAYLHEEFHLCIIHRDIKSSNILLDEGFQPKIADFGLARLTREDQSHLSTRYAGTLGYTAPEYAIHGHLTEKVDTYSFGIVVLEIISGLHCTDMKIDPVNGSLIEHAWKLYEDDKHLDLVDEKLDPNEYSREYVKKMIHLALMCTQSPAYQRPPMSEVGLLTIEVLFNQSPLSMPTLV, from the exons ATGCAGGCTTGTTTGAGTTCTCATTTGTATCTAGTTTGGACTTCAAATGATACATTGATCAAGACTCTGAACTCAACTTTTCTTCAAAGCAGAATGAATAGTATTTTCATGCTGGGCCTTAATTTTGTGATTGTATCGATGATCATGACACGAATTACATCAGACTCTCAAGCGGAAGAGCTACTAGAACGGTGCACTAGATTTAAAGTATCCACAGACCTGTCGACTTTCTTGAGCAGCGTTAACAAGACACTTGAAGAGATGAGAAAACAACTGTCTAATGCACACTTTGCGACAGCATATGAAATAGATGTGTTCGGGATGGCTCAGTGCAGGAACTATCTCTCAACCGTAGATTGTTTGGCTTGCTTTGATGCTGGAGTCACTCAAATTAGACGTAAGTGTGATGCTACAATGGATGGAGCGCACTTTATATACCAAGGATGCTTCCTCAG GTACGGAATTTACAACTTCTACAAAGAGATAACATTTGAAAGCCCTGTATTGGTTTGTAGCTACAATCATAGTGTAGCCGAGCCAACTGCTTTCAATTCAACAGCGCAAGAATTATTAACAGAGATTGCTGCTGCCACACCAaagattaaaaattactttGCAGCAGCAAAAAGGCAAGCGTTCAGTAGCGGTACAGCACCAACAGTGTATGCTGCTGCCCAATGTCTGGAGACTATAAGCCCGAGTGACTGCAGAAATTGCTTGGCAAGGGTATATACAGACTTGCAAACATGTCTTCCGCAACCAGGGGGAAGTTCTGTAGAACCAGGTTGTTTTCTCAGATATTCTGACAGATCTTTCTTCGCTGATAGCAACATAACCAATATCACACCATACACAGGAGGAG AGAGTTCAAGCTCAAGAAAAACCATCATTGGAATTGTTGGTGGTTTatgctttcttttccttataatCGCTTCAGTTTTATGGTTTCGTTTCCAGAAGGCGAAGGTAGCTGAAAGAG GTGATTTATTACAAGTAACCAAGATGCAGGGTACAATTATCTACAGTTACAAAGATTTAAAATCAGCAACAAAGAGTTTTAGCAATGATTACAAAATAGGAGAAGGAGGTTTTGCAGATGTATACAAG GGAATAATAAACAATGGAGATGTAGTAGCAGTAAAGAAACATGTTCTGACTTCgaagaaagcaaaagaagatTTTGAGGGTGAAGTTAGTCTCATAAGTAATATTCATCACCGGAATGTCATCCGATTACTGGGATGCAGTCACAAAGGATCAGAGCTACTCCTTGTCTACGAATACATGGAGAATGGAAGCCTTGATAAATTCTTATATG GTGAAAAGCAGGGGACTCTTACCTGGAAACAACGTGTTGAGATTATTCTTGGCATAGCTAGGGGCCTTGCTTATCTTCACGAAGAATTTCATTTGTGTATCATACATAGAGATATCAAATCTAGCAACATTCTACTCGACGAGGGCTTTCAACCAAAAATTGCAGATTTTGGGTTGGCAAGACTCACACGTGAGGATCAAAGTCATCTTAGTACTAGATATGCTGGCACATT GGGTTACACAGCACCAGAATATGCAATTCATGGACACTTGACGGAGAAAGTTGATACCTATAGCTTCGGAATTGTTGTACTTGAAATCATAAGTGGCCTTCACTGCACTGACATGAAGATTGATCCTGTCAACGGTTCACTAATTGAACAT GCCTGGAAGTTGTACGAAGATGACAAGCATCTTGATTTGGTGGATGAGAAACTTGATCCAAATGAGTATAGTAGAGAATATGTTAAAAAGATGATACATCTTGCCTTAATGTGCACTCAGTCGCCAGCTTATCAGAGGCCACCAATGTCTGAAGTTGGTTTGCTTACTATTGAAGTTCTCTTTAACCAAAGTCCATTAAGTATGCCAACATTGGTCTAA